TATTATATCAAATCTACTAGATATATTCATGAATGTTGCACTTTGTTCATGTCTTCATGGGGGCTATTGACAATTTCtgttattgtttaatttgaatGTTCTTGCTTGTCCTTTGCACCTACTTGAGAACTAGCAGGATAATATCTCTTCATTCTTCATGGTCGTTGCATCTACTAGACCCTACCCTAAATAGGTTGTTTATGGAAATTGGCCTTATCATACCCTACTTTGGGGTGGGGGATGGGGATGTATCTTTTGGCATCCTTTTCTTGGCTTGGTCTGTAGATATGCTAAAGTGATGAAAAGTGTAGTAGTTTTCACTGGTGGTTTTCTGAGTCTAATGCTCTTAGAATGAGTCCTTTTGTGAATAGAGTGCATAGTTGCATCATCTTAGCTTTTGATTTGGTTAGGAAGGCAAAGCAGTTTGTTGCCATGTTTCTATTCTATTATACGATCTTAGTTGGTATCTATTGTTTTGTGCTCTCTAATGCATATTGAATATTGAGATTGTGTTTGGTTTTTTATTCTTGTCTCAATGGAAACATGGATTACACCTTCTTTTCGTTTGGTATCTATTGTTTTGTGCTCTCTAATACATATGAAGATTTATACTTTTcgttttgtattgttttttggACATTGTTATTAactatcatatatatttttggagtGATGCTCTCTAATACATATTAAGATTTATACTTCTcgttttgtattgttttttggACATTGTTATTAactatcatatatatttttggagtGACAAGGGAAACTCGTGCGTTAGtacccatagctgaccaacTCAAAATCAAGAAGGCGAATAGGCCTTTTCTGTTAGAGAGTTTGAACTTATAATTTTGTAGTTATCGAGTCAACAGTCTTACCAACTTGAATGAAGTTGCCCGGGATTATGAAGATTTAATGACCATTGATCTTTTTTATAGGTTCAATGTGGCCTAGGACGAACTGGTTATCTTTGGGCGCATGAAGCTTATGGTGTATACCCGGATATAATGACGCTAGCCAAGCCCCTTGCCGGAGGTCTACCTATCGGGGCCGTGCTGGTGACCGAGAAGGTAGCCGCTGCCATAAACTATGGAGATCACGGCAGCACCTTCGCCGGTGGTCCTCTGGTCTGCAATGCCGCAGTGACTGTACTAGATAAAATTTCAAACCCAGAATTTCTGGCCAGTGTTTCCGACAAAGGACAGTACTTCAAAGAACTGTTGGGCAAGAAGCTGGGAGGAAACAACCATGTGAAGGAGATAAGAGGCTTCGGGCTCATCATCGGCATAGAACTCGATGTGGCGGCAACGCCACTCGTGGAGGCGTGTCAAAACTCCGGCCTCCTCGTCTTGACTGCCGGAAAAGGCAATGTTGTGAGGCTTGTTCCTCCTCTCATCATCTCAAAGCAGGAATTAGACCAAGCAGCCGATGTTTTAGCTGCCTGTTTGCCTGTGTTGGATAAGAGCACCTAAGTTGCCATATCTCTGCTTGTCTGTAAGCTTTTTCATTACACAAGTAATTTGGTTTTTGTTTGCTTTTGTTAGTCAAAAAACTCACTATTCCCCTAGAGTCCGGATGCAacatttatgaatatttttttttagtactaccaaACTTCATTacttcataactattttctcgaCCTACCGAAgaataaagagttaatattgCTCTCGAACTCTAACCAGTGAATTGCATAAAGAGTTAATATTACTCCCACTGAAactaaagagtcaatattgctcACATTGAAATTCTAACTTGTTTCTGAAACCAATAAAttgcataaagagtcaatattgcttCCAATGAAACTCGAACTGATATTAGGGCAAAAGAAAATGCTGCAAATATCTGAGAGTATCAACCACTAGAACATATCTCCAGCTCACTATATTCAGTAACCCTAAGCTCATATTCGCCACCACTATTCTTCCACAGCTTTCCTTAAATACCAATCTCAGATCCGACACGAGGCCGCTCACGGCGTCGTTGGAGCAGCATCCCGGCGGCGGAAGCTCCTCCGAGTACCACGCTTCCAATCCAGACACCAAGTTCCCTTTCCCTTCGCAGTCCAACATTGTGAATTTACACTGGTACCCTTCCAACACAACGTCCCACGTCACTCTCAGATCACGCACCGCCTGCATTCCCGCCAAACTCCCGCCCCCGGCCACGTCGACGTCGAACCGGAAAACGCCGTTCCGGTCGACGTCGAGCTCCCTCCCGGGCTTCACCACGGCGATGAGGGACGAGCCGTTGTGGGAGACGTTGACGGCGAAGATGATGCTGGACATGGAGAGCAGAGGCGGCGGAGGCCGTTTCCTGAGGCGGCGCGTCTCCGACACGCGCCCGAGCGCGTATAGTCTCCGGTACGGGACGCCCGGGTCGGCGAGGCGGAGAGCCGAGAGAGAAGGGAACCGCGCGGTGCAGATGGAGCGCCATAGGTGATCGGAGGACATAGAAATAAACCACAATTTGCAGACGCACGAGGCCACCGCTAGCGATTTTGGATCCAAATGGTTCGCCACCAGAGCAATCACCTGCCACTGCGGCGGCGTACGCTTCGCCGGAGTGATCGCCGCCATCATCATCATTCCTCCAAATTAAAAACACTCCAAAAGATTTCCTTAACGCCCTGCAGAAAACTATGAATTCTATTGGGGTTTTAAAACGTTCGGTCTGAGTTTCGGAGCATGGAAGAGACACATGGTGGAATGGGAAGAAAAGCATGGCGAGAGGGTGCCACGTCTGACCACGGCGTTGCGTGCATCGACACGTGGCGATGCGGAAGGGTGACGTGGAATTTGCGGTGAGAGTCGAGGCGGGAGGGGTAATGCTTGTGTGCACGTTTACCGTTTACGAGATGAGACGTTAAACTTGCGCTTGGCGTGTGGTGCTCTGAGTTTGGCGTGAGAAGTAAAGCTGGCCCAACTGTTATGAGGCTTATCTAGTTTAGGCAAGCGGGGGTTGGGTTCGGGAAATATCTGAAGTTTATTTTGAATATCTGAAAATTTTAGAtggttttataaaattaatatagtatCTTTGTAgtacataaattataaattttttaaaagtaaattatgaacatttagtaaTTGTGTATGGTCCACTTTGTAAGATGAATACAggtctacataataatttattaaattagaCATGCTCGTGCTTGGaagaaaaatgatatatgtGTTCTCCTAAAGTATAACACTCATCACGAATACAAATTTTATtgggtaaataaaaatgaataaataaaaacaacagtcaattttattctttaaacCAATAAAAAAACATCTTAGTatggaattaaaaataacatagaGAATCAGAATACATATAGTATTACTATGCTATGAGCCTATGAATGACTGCCtctaacatttttttcttttttaatacatCAAGTTTATGCCAGAATAATCACTCCAACTCCTTTGCTAGGCATAGTTACGTGTATGACGGCGGACAATATACGTAGTATATTTTATCcaatcatatataatatgtatgtgtatatatatatatatatatatatatatatattaattaccaatACAGTAACATCATGacaatatttaagaaaattaccaaaatttatCACCACTACTATTAATTACATTGGAATGAAGGGAAATCAAGTCCGTCCACGACATAGTTCCATCTAAAAGCCAACATTGAGTGCCGAAAAAGTAACAAATATATCATTAATGATTTGCTATCAACTAGTATAGTAAGATACTAAATTCTGAATTTCAagcaattaaaaattaaaattaaaattaaaaaaatgtgcaaaCGTGCAATAGACAAAAAAATACAAGCAATTGAAAGTAATACATAAATTGACGGTGTTTggcaaatagttgttagttgataactGTTAGCAGATTATGTTAGCGGATTTAACTAGCTGATAATATTAATTGCTTATAGAAAAATGTTGATAAATTAGATGCTAGTTGATAgttaattacatgcaaaataatcTTTAaggatataatttattttctcaaaatagtTATTGAAAAAACTgtttttgaacaattttttgatttttaacattttggagcaatcagttgttacaaaaaattgattaaccaaacactcaaTGACCATATTGTCTAGTAACAAGAGATGACTTTCTCAAATTGGAGGACATGGTACTcatactatatatttttttactaaattaaatttttgttatacatttgattattatatgaATAATAATGCAATAAACTAATTTCTATAAATCTTTACACAAAACCCTATAAATTGATACATATTCAACcactaacaaaaattaaaaactataaatataCCACATTACTTGTGACTTTGAGAATATGATCTTTAACAAAACttaaaaactataaatataCCATATTACTTGTGACTTTGAGAATATGTTCTTCCCTGTAACATACACtaataaactaatttttttttaaaaaaaatcctataatgtttattattgttgttgttaaaaCATTTTTGAATGCCTTCTTCAACTCATGTACTAAAAAACCTAGAAATGTTCTAACAAGGCAATGTAAGAAATCAAAAAGCAAACTTAACACGATCAATCAATTTAAACTTAAAGTTTCATCAATACGAGGTTATGAAGagttttatttataatacaagAAAAACACACATTGCATAGATTTCGGTGAAGGATCGACCAGCAGAATATTAGCCTCGGTGGATTTATATGTCAATGCTTCGGTATCTAATGATCTCAACACCCAAGTAGTCGAGTGGTCCTTTGATTGAAACATGTGGCTTTCCAACATGAACACGCACAGCATTTACCTGGTGGTATTTGCTCAGGGTTGTAGATGAAATCTGTTCAGCCACAGATTCAAGAAGATTATGTGGTGATCCCTCCACGACCTCTTTTACTATGCTGCCAAATCCAAATGTTGAAATGATGATTAATGACAAATATTGTGCCAAAAGAAGCACCAAAGAATATAATTGTTCCTTTGAACCTGTTATTCTAGAAGGTAAGATTTAAGGAATTTCATCTCACAAAAGGGGTAAACATAGGGTGATAATGATATTCTCCTGTGCTCATTGTCACAGCATGAATGGAAGAGGGCAATAAATGTTATAGAGAAGGTGAACTTTatcacaccaaaaaaaaaaaacccaaataCAAATTGTGGTGTGCATTTGTGGGGAGCTTTTGGAAGGGAAGGAGTGAAGGAAACTTCAGTCATTAAAGCTATCCCAAGTTGACTATACCAATTTAACAAAAGTAACTTAGTAGACAAATTGGTTCAAATAAGATAAGTTGTGAAAAGAATGGCATCTAAAGTCACAAAGCTCATAAGattgatatataaatataatgatgaTTTATCTAGAGTTGGTGAATACTAAAAAACTTCGGTAACTTTGTTCTACTAATAAATCTAGTATAACTTAACCGCTTGTGTTTTGGGATGCAAAGGAAACAATGGAAGTACATAAATGTCTATAAGCCACTTCAAAATGTGCATCCATTTACTTCATCTTTTGATCTAAAACTCAAACTAAAgataaaaatagtataaaaagATGGAAGATAGTTACTCCAAACTCACCTGTAAATATCAGTGTAACTAAGTGTGTCTGATAACTGGTCAGATTTACCAGCAGCTCGAAGGTCCATCCAGGCATCCACATCCACTACAAACTTTTGACCCAGAGTCCTTTCTTCAGGCTTCACCCCATGGTATCCATAGAATTTTAAACCCCTTAAGACAAGTTTGTCTCCTTTTGGCATCTCATCAGAACCTATCATTGCTCCTCATAAGAATTCAGCATAAACAAAAGATCACAAACTACAAAGATGCAATATTCTGTTTTATTATAacttcaaaaatattactccgatCCATATAAAGACTCTTTCATGTTCAAGAATTCATGTACTTCGAAATTAGACAGTTTATGCTAGAATTTTGTTTGGCATTACTTCAACATTGATAACGGCTCAAATCATAATACTGGAATTAGCAACCAATCCAAACTGAAAGGCTCAAAGCCACCGTTGCATTGAATATAAGAACACATCATTAATGTTGTTAACCCTTGAAGCAGATGCTTATACCTTATCTCATCTTCAAATTCGTGAGCAAATAACCACAAATTCTCAATCACAATCCAAAAGGTCATCTATACGATATAGTATAAGCTCATGAAGGTGAATAAGCATTTCTcaacattttgaaaaaaaaaaaatattatcacaAAAATTCTCCAATTAATCAACCAAAAACCGACGAATTCCAATATCTTACTGATCCGTGTTGGGTTTcatatgataaaaatataaatatagaacATGTGTAGACATATACTTGTACCTGTGGAAGGAGCCGCCATTAGTTAACTTAGACGGCCGGAAAATGATCGGAACCGGAAAAGCCTCACCggcattaaaacaataaaaccaCTGTCTATCTGGAGTGTCTTCTGACTGGTGAGTAACTGAGTGTGGTGACtggtaataaacattttatacaATTCACCCTAAATCTTAAACAGTTCAAAGCCCAAACCCATATTTTTAAGTAAATCGTAGTGTATAGAGCCCAAGCCCAAAACATAAGCCCAGGAATCCGTTATTACTTTTGAAGCCCAATACCCCAATACTATCAATGGAgttatatttttcttctttttttttttttttaaataaaaattgaattcacttttttttttttttttgaaaccaaatgAATTCACTTATTCACCCTATGCCCGGAGGTAAATGCTAGTGGGATAGGGTGAgttttcaattgttataccatgaacgttgatattgcattgtgaatcgtgatacaaaaattatgtactttcagttaacttattatgtatttagagttaacagtttttgtatatgtaaacaaataacttgataattgttgatacataatatgatagctacatgtacaaaaactatCGACTGCAGGTAGAATGTGTCAACTGATACAGaatctaaaagttatttttgaaTCAGGGTCTATAATGTAAGGTAGATCCTGGTCCATGTTATAATTTGTTGTGAGTTTTCTTTAGATAGTATGTATGGAAGAATAAAAACTTAGGAAGCTAAGAACATATAAACAGAAGATATTTATACTAAATTCAAGATTTGAGATTGTACAATGGTCAAATGTTTTATCATAAAATGACCATTGAACTGGTAAATCATGGAATGTGGCTTAATTAGCTTACAGAACCTTAAATTCATTTGAACTATGCACGGTGAAgtatataaacttatttttattagtCAATTGAACTTGTGTTCGATGCTAATGGAAAAGTTTTTAAAGTAGCTGCCTCATTGGCAATGGCTACATACACCCAATTAAACATGTATATGTGCAACTAATCATAGGAGGAGTCACGGGAACAATATAGTCACAAATTAAactaacatatatacatacctaaCTACAAACATGGATGGTCCCCATAGTTAGACCTAATTTCCAATGTTCCAAGACAAAAACCACAAGAATGCAAACAAGCGTATATATACACTTacacaatattatatattataaaaattctatatatggactcaattcatatatatatatatatatataatatatataaggttCACGAGAATAAAAATGGGTGGTTGGTAGCTTAGGGCGGGTTTGGAGGATTATATTGTTGGAGTTGGGTGCACATTTCCAACGTACACATGTGAGTATAAGGACAAGCAGAGCAGAGTATATGTGGCCATGGATGATTCCTCATCCATGCATTCTTAAATCTTTAATGTGTAATCTGTTTTGTTAGTTCTGCCATTCTGCTCGCCCCAGCGGAGAAGCTAAGGAAAACACCTGCCAATCTTATATCAATACATGTGAGGTTTGCACATGTATGGGGGGTCCTTAGCTTGTATCTTTTCATGTTGGCCTTCACATGCCATTTGTTTTTCTTATATATGACAATTATACCCTGTATGTAGTTTGCTCCATGAGAATATAGTAGCCATGTAGAGTGGTGGGGAAAGTAACTAAAATCGAAAGAATTGGAGTGGGATAGATGAACAAAAATGGAAGATGGTGATGGTGAAAATTGGATTGAGGATGAGGACTTGTGTAGTTGTGTCTTTGAACATTATTGCTAGCTAGAAACAAATCATGTTTAATACTCCTTAtcttatatatgcatgtataaatTTGGAATGTTGCCTCAAGTTTAAGCGGTAGGGTAGAATACAAATCCCACCATAGATAATTTGGAGTTTAACTTCTTAAGTTAGGCTGGGCTCTTTGTGCATAGAAGTGATAGTCCGGTGTGAGTTTCAACACTGAACAAACTCGATTTACCAGCTTAAAGTTAGTTCTTGACGTTTAGGTAGAGTCGTCAAAACGAGATTAACCTGCTTCGCACGGTAAAAAAGAATGGGTAATAAGCGCAGGGAGGGTGTAAATGTCATTTAGGGCGGAGATTGGAAATGTTGCTTTCAGAGAGGAACTGATGAGATCAGATGATCAGTGACCTGTCTTTCCATGCATGCAAACGATCAAGAAAGTGGCACATAGAATATTGTTTTTCCTCTTGAGTGGTTTTGGCAGTTAAGTTTATCCATCAAATTAAAACTGCCTATATATAAATCCACTACCCCTTTCTCTCCTCTCCAAATTCAATACAATACTCTCATACTCTGATCACATCACATCCCACACCAGCTGCGTTGCAACATGGAAACCATGAAGCATTATTGCCTTGCCCTTGTCTTTCTTGTGATCATGATATTTGCTCCCCTCTTGGATTGCCAAGTAAATCCTTAATTTTCTTCAAACTTTAgccgtatatacatatacatatattttggTGTTTATACTGTACTGATTTTAATTTGCTTGTCACCTTCAGAACATCATCTCAGTATCCCCAGCTCCTCAACCGTCACCCAGTTTCCATATGGTGAGATGATATGATGATCATATttgcttaattatatatatgtgtgtatggaATATATATGGAACTTTACTTCCTTTTCTATATATCATCATGATATGATCTTAACCAAAATAGTAAGCTTATTTTGTGTATTGGGTTTTTCTTTCTTGCAGTATGGCTCAACACCTGGTAGCCTCCACCCTCAAGGTAAACTAGCAGAGTAtagttaattaaaatgatttttttggtgCTGCAGATGAATTGGTACCAGAATTATGTTGCATCCACTCAGTCACCCTTTTTAGTGCAAGTCAAACTGATGAGTAGTTACAATATTTCTTATACATTATCAATGAattaggtgtttttttttagtaactaGCGGAATTGAAACTTGTAACCCGTACTTGAGGTTGTGCACTGATAAATTCTGAGTTACAACCTTAATGGGTAAAAGATCACAATGAGATgtctattttattaaaaaattagacTATAGCTAGATGGCCGGCCGGGCAGCCAGACAACAATATTTGTAGTGCAATGTATGTATACGTACTATActtacatgtatatatgttgtttgaataatatatatttgtgtgtataaatTTGCAGAGTGTTTGCCGAAGTGCACGTACAGGTGCTCAAATACGCAGTACAGGAAGCCATGCATGTTCTTTTGCCAAAAGTGTTGTGCCAAGTGCTTGTGCGTTCCACCTGGGACCTACGGCAACAAGCAGTTCTGCCCTTGCTACAATAACTGGAAGACCAAGAGGGGTGGCCCCAAGtgtccttaattaattaatcacattattattattaattattttccttaatCAACGCCGGAGTATGTAATTAGTGTAATTGTGTCGTATATGTAGTCTGTATTTTCCTATAGCTTACGTTATTCCTAATATGGTACTAGCCTAGTGTTGTTACATGGTCCTTTCAGGTTGTTCGTTTGGACAATTTCTTGGATTGGATTTGTATTGCGAATCCACATGATGA
This region of Ipomoea triloba cultivar NCNSP0323 chromosome 15, ASM357664v1 genomic DNA includes:
- the LOC116007141 gene encoding dihydroneopterin aldolase 1-like translates to MAAPSTGSDEMPKGDKLVLRGLKFYGYHGVKPEERTLGQKFVVDVDAWMDLRAAGKSDQLSDTLSYTDIYSIVKEVVEGSPHNLLESVAEQISSTTLSKYHQVNAVRVHVGKPHVSIKGPLDYLGVEIIRYRSIDI
- the LOC116007278 gene encoding protein GAST1-like, with the protein product METMKHYCLALVFLVIMIFAPLLDCQNIISVSPAPQPSPSFHMYGSTPGSLHPQECLPKCTYRCSNTQYRKPCMFFCQKCCAKCLCVPPGTYGNKQFCPCYNNWKTKRGGPKCP
- the LOC116007288 gene encoding probable F-box protein At5g04010, which codes for MMMMAAITPAKRTPPQWQVIALVANHLDPKSLAVASCVCKLWFISMSSDHLWRSICTARFPSLSALRLADPGVPYRRLYALGRVSETRRLRKRPPPPLLSMSSIIFAVNVSHNGSSLIAVVKPGRELDVDRNGVFRFDVDVAGGGSLAGMQAVRDLRVTWDVVLEGYQCKFTMLDCEGKGNLVSGLEAWYSEELPPPGCCSNDAVSGLVSDLRLVFKESCGRIVVANMSLGLLNIVSWRYVLVVDTLRYLQHFLLP